A genomic region of Leptolyngbya sp. NIES-2104 contains the following coding sequences:
- a CDS encoding Uma2 family endonuclease, translating into MSVSIAKWTLDEYHQMIEAGILDDRRVELLRGEIIEMPPEGEPHAFDSNEAFKYLLKVLDGLADVRADKPITLPNQSEPEPDLAIVQDLGREYRSHHPYPENIFWVIEYSNSSLSKDLESKRKIYAEVGIREYWVVNLKKSELIVFRDPQNGDYSSETKFTTGTIAPFAFPETEISIDRVLNS; encoded by the coding sequence ATGAGTGTGTCGATCGCGAAATGGACACTAGATGAATATCATCAAATGATCGAGGCGGGCATTTTGGACGATCGCCGCGTGGAACTATTGCGAGGAGAAATTATCGAAATGCCGCCAGAAGGAGAACCTCATGCGTTTGACTCGAACGAAGCGTTCAAATATCTGCTGAAAGTTTTGGATGGTTTAGCAGATGTTCGCGCTGATAAACCGATTACGTTACCAAACCAGTCAGAACCGGAACCGGATTTGGCAATTGTTCAAGATCTCGGACGTGAATATCGGAGCCATCATCCATATCCTGAAAACATTTTTTGGGTGATCGAGTATTCTAATTCCAGCTTGAGCAAAGATCTTGAGAGTAAGCGCAAAATCTACGCTGAAGTTGGAATTCGTGAATATTGGGTGGTAAACCTCAAAAAGTCAGAATTGATCGTGTTTCGTGATCCGCAGAATGGGGATTACAGTTCGGAGACGAAGTTCACGACGGGAACGATCGCGCCTTTTGCATTTCCTGAAACAGAAATTTCAATCGATCGCGTTCTCAACAGTTAG